A window of the Pseudomonas sp. B21_DOA genome harbors these coding sequences:
- a CDS encoding chorismate lyase, translating into MQHSNACPAPLWLTQDRLTPRPDPLTLDWLFDEGSLTRRLTRLSEDGFSVSPLFEGWDTLRADECAALELAEGSEGWVREVYLRGHGEAWVFARSVASRAALQGDGLHMDELGSRSLGELLFCDRAFQRRAIEVCHYPEQWLPPAVQAPELWGRRSRFDRGALSVLVAEIFLPSLWDAARAHPENC; encoded by the coding sequence GTGCAACATTCAAATGCCTGCCCCGCCCCGCTCTGGCTGACCCAAGACCGCCTGACGCCCCGCCCCGATCCGTTGACCCTCGACTGGTTGTTCGACGAAGGTTCGCTGACCCGCCGGTTGACCCGTTTGTCCGAGGATGGCTTCAGCGTGTCGCCGCTGTTCGAGGGCTGGGACACCCTGCGCGCTGATGAATGCGCGGCACTGGAGCTGGCCGAGGGCAGCGAAGGCTGGGTCCGTGAGGTTTATTTGCGCGGCCACGGCGAAGCCTGGGTGTTTGCCCGCAGCGTTGCCTCGCGGGCGGCCCTGCAAGGTGATGGCTTGCACATGGATGAACTGGGCAGCCGCTCGTTGGGTGAACTGCTGTTTTGTGATCGGGCATTTCAGCGCCGCGCCATTGAAGTCTGCCACTACCCCGAACAATGGTTGCCGCCAGCGGTGCAAGCCCCTGAGCTATGGGGCCGGCGTTCGCGTTTCGACCGTGGCGCGCTGAGTGTGCTGGTCGCGGAAATCTTCCTGCCGAGCCTGTGGGACGCCGCCCGCGCCCATCCGGAGAATTGCTGA